A region of Selenomonadales bacterium 4137-cl DNA encodes the following proteins:
- a CDS encoding autotransporter strand-loop-strand O-heptosyltransferase encodes MSDIQATPQDESKLLTRVQGGPAGVRSGQKAYLNISPGPLTCKTDVAGLAFDFNYGLRVKVPEGDWRVRFIDRDARVTLFDNIVSGDYAISTKKYFVNFGLEVYRGDRLIFSHDYSPAGKKVLIQFPVGTLGDAIAWFPYAQVFKHTHDCQVYCAMEKHLAEVFAPSYPDLHFVGPDERPDGVYASYYLGVFPGGDRDHQPVDWRSVGLQRTIPYLLGLPPEEVRPVAAPRCLERPVPEPYVCIASQSTAQAKYWNNPAGWMNTVKHLKERGYRVLCIDREPLHGRGSRWNTIPYGAEDFTGDKPLTERVDLLYHADFFVGLASGLSWLAWAAGKPVVLISGFSLPTMEFFTPYRIINYHVCNSCFSDGALEFDHEDFAWCPRHKDTDRQFECTRAITPEAVNSVIDRLMADHGFEPKREEIPR; translated from the coding sequence ATGAGCGATATACAGGCTACACCCCAAGATGAAAGCAAGCTCCTGACGCGGGTACAAGGCGGTCCGGCCGGTGTCCGCTCTGGCCAGAAGGCTTACTTAAATATATCCCCCGGGCCGCTGACCTGCAAAACCGACGTCGCCGGCCTGGCGTTTGACTTTAACTATGGGCTCAGGGTCAAGGTTCCGGAAGGCGACTGGCGGGTGCGGTTTATCGACCGGGACGCCCGCGTCACCCTTTTCGACAATATCGTTTCCGGCGATTACGCCATCAGCACAAAAAAATACTTCGTCAACTTCGGCCTGGAGGTGTACCGGGGCGACCGGCTGATCTTCTCCCACGACTATAGCCCTGCCGGCAAAAAGGTGCTTATCCAGTTCCCGGTGGGCACATTGGGGGATGCCATCGCCTGGTTTCCCTATGCCCAGGTCTTCAAGCACACTCATGACTGCCAGGTCTACTGCGCCATGGAGAAACACCTGGCCGAAGTCTTCGCCCCGTCGTACCCCGATCTGCATTTTGTCGGCCCGGACGAGCGGCCGGATGGCGTCTACGCCTCCTACTACCTGGGGGTCTTCCCCGGTGGCGATCGGGACCACCAGCCGGTGGACTGGCGGAGCGTCGGCCTTCAGAGAACCATTCCCTACCTTTTGGGCCTGCCGCCGGAGGAAGTGCGGCCGGTTGCCGCCCCTCGCTGCCTGGAGCGACCCGTCCCCGAGCCCTATGTCTGCATCGCCAGTCAGTCCACCGCTCAGGCCAAGTACTGGAACAATCCCGCCGGCTGGATGAACACCGTCAAACACCTGAAAGAGCGCGGCTACCGGGTGCTGTGCATCGACCGGGAACCACTGCACGGCCGCGGCAGCCGCTGGAACACCATCCCCTACGGGGCCGAGGACTTCACCGGCGACAAGCCCCTCACCGAGCGGGTCGATCTCCTCTATCACGCCGACTTCTTTGTCGGCCTGGCCAGCGGCCTCTCTTGGCTGGCCTGGGCCGCCGGCAAGCCTGTCGTCCTTATCAGCGGCTTCAGCCTGCCCACCATGGAGTTCTTCACTCCCTACCGGATTATCAACTACCATGTCTGCAACAGCTGCTTTTCCGACGGGGCCCTCGAATTCGATCACGAGGACTTCGCCTGGTGCCCCCGCCACAAGGACACCGACCGCCAGTTCGAATGCACCCGGGCCATCACCCCCGAGGCGGTCAACAGCGTCATCGACCGGCTGATGGCCGACCACGGCTTTGAGCCTAAGAGAGAGGAGATACCAAGATGA
- a CDS encoding polyphosphate kinase 2 family protein, with protein sequence MKIAAADFLVPPGDKVRLGKWPTLVRPYYESKEQYEDLLEKHVKGLCSLQRLHYASGRYALLLIFQGMDAAGKDGTIRHVMTGVNPQGCEVFSFKQPSSEELKHDFLWRAACRLPERGRIGIFNRSYYEDVLVVRVHPALLQNQGLPDELLDEKSIWEERYRSIVDFEGHLHRNGTRVIKFYLHLSHEEQRRRFLERIDDPDKNWKLSPADITERRYWDDYKEAYEACLQATSTRHAPWYVVPADDKRNARLIVSQIIVDALDDLHMAYPKITAERRRELESIRKSLEG encoded by the coding sequence GTGAAAATTGCTGCCGCCGATTTTCTTGTACCGCCCGGCGATAAAGTCAGGCTCGGGAAGTGGCCGACGCTCGTCAGGCCCTATTACGAATCCAAAGAACAATACGAAGACCTGCTCGAAAAACATGTCAAAGGCCTGTGCTCGCTGCAGCGCCTTCATTACGCGTCCGGCCGCTACGCCTTATTGCTGATCTTCCAGGGCATGGACGCCGCCGGCAAGGACGGCACCATCCGCCATGTCATGACCGGGGTAAACCCGCAGGGCTGCGAGGTATTCAGCTTCAAACAGCCCAGCAGCGAAGAACTGAAGCACGATTTCCTCTGGCGGGCGGCGTGCCGCCTGCCGGAGCGCGGGCGGATCGGCATCTTCAACCGCTCCTACTACGAAGACGTGCTCGTGGTCCGCGTCCACCCCGCGCTCCTTCAAAACCAGGGGCTCCCCGACGAACTGCTCGACGAGAAAAGCATCTGGGAGGAGCGCTACCGCTCCATCGTCGACTTCGAAGGGCACCTCCACCGCAACGGCACCCGGGTTATCAAGTTCTATCTCCACCTGTCGCACGAAGAGCAGCGGCGGCGCTTCCTCGAACGCATCGACGACCCGGACAAGAATTGGAAGCTCAGCCCCGCCGACATTACCGAAAGGCGCTACTGGGACGACTACAAAGAAGCCTACGAGGCATGCCTGCAGGCGACGAGCACGCGGCACGCCCCCTGGTACGTAGTGCCGGCCGACGATAAGCGCAACGCGCGGCTGATCGTTTCGCAGATCATCGTCGATGCCCTCGACGACCTCCACATGGCCTATCCGAAAATCACCGCCGAGCGCCGGCGGGAGCTCGAATCCATCCGCAAGTCCCTCGAGGGCTGA
- a CDS encoding GTP cyclohydrolase — translation MQLNKNRLAVVGPADSVALISEVAQERGSQLKVFPIIYQDASEVPEILRRYDNEIDFWLFSGKVPYCRAVISGNTQKPLYYIPHTGSSLYRVLVQIANSEKLPINNISFDTFSKKEIEEAFADISPDIPRFYLLEYDGVISAGDVADYHYELWKSGKIEAAVTCFLSSYQKLRGLGVPAFRIWPTRDTIRTMLSVAISEVEASRFKGGQIAIQHIAIDGYEDFIRESASNYAAKRTEMRLYELLLNYTEAVKGSIILHGNGQYTIYSTRGVVEELTRQFTVMPILDDVTRELVVGVSGGIGFGSTAYAAEENAHIALGLAQRAGKGKWMVVLDDKTVCGPLNSATHLRYSLRADEPAFRELAAKLNVSATTVNRIFAACDKLDHATVNADDLAPYLGITPRSTRRLLASMVANGLAEVAGEEGFGKGRPRKLYNVNLDRLLPRP, via the coding sequence GTGCAATTGAATAAAAACAGGCTCGCAGTCGTAGGCCCGGCCGATTCAGTTGCACTGATCAGCGAGGTCGCTCAGGAGCGCGGCTCGCAGCTCAAGGTGTTCCCGATTATTTACCAGGATGCGTCGGAGGTGCCGGAAATACTCCGGCGCTACGATAACGAGATCGATTTTTGGCTGTTTTCCGGCAAGGTGCCGTATTGCCGCGCGGTTATTTCCGGGAACACGCAAAAGCCTTTGTACTATATTCCCCACACCGGCTCCAGCCTTTATCGCGTGCTTGTGCAGATCGCCAATAGCGAGAAGCTGCCGATAAACAATATCAGCTTCGATACCTTTAGCAAGAAGGAGATCGAGGAGGCCTTCGCCGATATATCCCCGGATATCCCGCGGTTTTATCTGCTGGAATACGACGGGGTCATTTCGGCCGGCGATGTGGCCGACTATCACTATGAGCTGTGGAAAAGCGGCAAGATCGAGGCGGCCGTGACGTGCTTTTTGTCGAGCTATCAGAAGCTGCGGGGGCTGGGGGTGCCGGCGTTCCGCATCTGGCCGACCAGGGACACCATCCGGACGATGCTGTCGGTCGCGATCAGCGAGGTGGAGGCATCCCGGTTCAAGGGCGGCCAGATAGCGATTCAGCATATCGCGATCGACGGCTATGAGGATTTTATCCGCGAGTCGGCTTCGAACTATGCCGCCAAGCGGACGGAAATGCGGCTTTATGAGCTGCTGCTCAATTATACCGAGGCGGTGAAGGGCTCGATCATCCTCCACGGTAACGGGCAGTACACCATTTATTCCACCCGGGGGGTGGTGGAGGAGCTTACCCGCCAGTTTACGGTGATGCCGATTTTGGATGATGTCACCCGCGAGCTGGTGGTCGGGGTGAGCGGCGGGATCGGCTTCGGCTCGACCGCGTATGCGGCGGAGGAGAACGCCCATATCGCGCTGGGGCTGGCCCAGCGGGCCGGAAAAGGCAAATGGATGGTCGTGCTCGACGATAAAACGGTGTGCGGGCCGCTCAATTCGGCAACCCATCTGCGCTATTCGCTCCGCGCCGACGAACCGGCTTTCCGCGAGCTGGCCGCCAAGCTGAATGTCAGCGCGACTACCGTGAACCGTATTTTCGCGGCCTGCGACAAGCTGGACCACGCGACGGTAAATGCCGACGATCTGGCTCCTTATCTGGGCATAACGCCCCGCAGCACCCGCCGCCTGCTCGCCAGCATGGTGGCGAACGGGCTGGCCGAGGTGGCGGGCGAGGAAGGCTTCGGCAAGGGACGGCCGCGCAAGCTGTATAATGTAAATCTGGACAGACTGCTCCCGCGGCCTTAG
- a CDS encoding amidohydrolase, producing MRDNILGKSLESLVTELRRDFHRHPELSGEEKRTAAVIADCLRQLGIAAETFGTHHGVGGVITGGKPGPTVALRADMDALPIQEEPDAPYRSLTPGVMHACGHDAHMAMLLGAAALLVRNRESLAGTVKLVFQPAEEANPVGGAQLILREGFLDDAAAIFGLHVWPDLPTGHVGVKPGALMAASDRFTVRIMGKGAHAGQPHQGVDAITVGAAVINSFSHLISRQTNPVDTATLSIGSIHGGERYNVIAREVVMEGTIRTLDEATRREIPAQMKKLLAGIAQAYGATFALDHQPGYPVLNNWSGPTRTVIDAACRVAGKEQVHTDVKPELGAEDFANYLTRIPGAFFWLGCSAAGEKAAALHNSGFCLDEAALPVGAKLLYQIAVDALAGCRGAGGDGSAA from the coding sequence ATGCGTGACAATATTTTAGGGAAGAGCCTCGAAAGCCTGGTGACCGAGCTGCGGCGGGATTTCCACCGGCATCCCGAGCTGAGCGGCGAGGAGAAGAGGACGGCGGCGGTGATCGCGGACTGTCTGCGGCAGCTGGGGATCGCGGCCGAGACTTTTGGGACCCACCATGGCGTGGGCGGCGTGATTACCGGCGGAAAGCCGGGGCCGACGGTCGCTTTGCGGGCGGATATGGACGCCCTGCCCATCCAGGAGGAGCCGGATGCGCCGTACCGGTCGCTGACGCCGGGCGTTATGCACGCCTGCGGCCATGACGCGCATATGGCGATGCTGCTGGGGGCGGCGGCGCTGCTGGTCCGAAACCGGGAAAGCCTGGCGGGAACGGTGAAGCTTGTTTTCCAGCCGGCCGAGGAGGCCAATCCCGTCGGCGGCGCGCAGTTAATCCTGCGGGAGGGGTTTTTGGACGATGCGGCGGCGATTTTCGGGCTGCACGTGTGGCCGGATTTGCCTACCGGCCATGTCGGCGTGAAGCCGGGCGCCCTTATGGCGGCCTCGGACCGCTTTACGGTGAGGATAATGGGCAAGGGGGCCCACGCCGGCCAGCCCCACCAGGGGGTGGATGCGATCACGGTCGGCGCGGCGGTTATCAATTCGTTCAGCCACCTTATCAGCCGCCAGACGAATCCGGTCGATACGGCTACCCTGTCCATCGGCTCCATCCATGGCGGCGAACGGTACAACGTTATCGCCAGAGAGGTGGTAATGGAAGGGACGATCCGGACGCTGGACGAGGCGACGCGCCGCGAGATACCCGCTCAGATGAAGAAGCTGCTGGCCGGGATCGCGCAGGCTTATGGGGCCACTTTCGCGCTGGACCACCAGCCGGGTTATCCGGTGCTGAACAACTGGAGCGGGCCGACTCGGACGGTGATCGACGCCGCGTGCCGGGTGGCGGGGAAGGAACAGGTCCATACCGATGTCAAGCCTGAACTCGGGGCGGAGGATTTCGCCAATTATCTCACGCGCATTCCAGGAGCATTTTTCTGGCTGGGCTGCAGCGCCGCGGGGGAAAAAGCCGCCGCGTTGCATAATTCCGGTTTTTGCCTTGACGAGGCGGCCTTGCCGGTAGGCGCAAAGCTCCTTTATCAGATTGCCGTCGACGCTCTCGCGGGCTGTCGGGGCGCAGGGGGTGATGGCTCGGCCGCGTAG
- a CDS encoding AbgT family transporter, whose translation MSNTGQINPVPPTEKSSWFQKTLDVIEFVGNKFPTPFVLFSLLALFVLVVSAVFEGTAVSYLGKGGKLVAVKVVSLMNADGFRYIITSMVKNFINFPPLGLVVVMMLAMGLSEATGFVSALVRKILLGVPPWAITATIFLVGINGNLASDAAMVFVPAAAAAVYAGMGRNPILGMSVAFAATAAGFSANFLPAGTDALIAGITQTAIGSIPATAKSAVHPLINYYFMSSSVIILTVVGTLVAEKVVAPRLAKLNLRDLADDTAEHKVTAEENKGLRYAGVAALVYVLLLLLLMVPEFGWLRDPKTHTLIPKSPFISGIIPILFLFFFSVGIAFGIGKGAIKSERDVSDLLSKGLAGSLSFIVTAFAAAQFVAWFGKTNLATVIAVKGANLLQSMHFTGVALVISLILLSAIVDLFVISGSAKWLVLAPIFVPMFGLLGYEPALTQAAYRIGESSVNAVTPLNYYVPVMLGIMARYLKDGEKAGMGTLMATQIPYALAFLVVWTAWLIVFMAFNLPLGPGAKIFL comes from the coding sequence ATGTCAAACACCGGACAGATAAACCCCGTTCCCCCAACGGAAAAGTCCAGTTGGTTCCAGAAGACCCTTGACGTAATCGAGTTTGTCGGCAATAAGTTCCCGACCCCGTTCGTCCTCTTTTCTCTCCTGGCCTTGTTCGTTCTGGTCGTGTCGGCGGTGTTCGAGGGCACGGCGGTTTCTTACCTGGGCAAGGGCGGCAAGCTGGTGGCCGTGAAGGTGGTCAGCCTGATGAACGCCGACGGGTTCCGCTATATTATTACGAGCATGGTCAAGAATTTTATCAATTTCCCGCCGCTGGGCCTTGTCGTGGTTATGATGCTGGCGATGGGCCTGTCGGAAGCGACCGGGTTCGTGAGCGCGCTGGTGCGCAAGATTTTGCTGGGGGTACCGCCCTGGGCAATCACGGCGACTATTTTTCTGGTAGGCATCAACGGCAATCTGGCTTCGGACGCGGCGATGGTTTTCGTGCCCGCAGCGGCGGCGGCCGTGTACGCCGGGATGGGCCGCAACCCGATTCTGGGGATGTCGGTAGCGTTTGCGGCCACCGCCGCCGGGTTCAGCGCGAATTTCCTGCCGGCAGGTACGGACGCTCTGATCGCCGGCATCACGCAAACGGCTATCGGCTCTATTCCCGCGACAGCCAAGTCGGCGGTCCACCCGCTGATCAATTATTATTTCATGAGTTCTTCGGTCATTATTCTGACGGTTGTCGGCACGCTGGTCGCCGAAAAGGTGGTGGCCCCCCGCCTGGCTAAATTGAACCTGCGCGATTTGGCCGACGATACGGCCGAGCACAAGGTGACGGCGGAGGAAAACAAGGGGCTTAGGTACGCCGGTGTGGCGGCCCTCGTTTATGTGCTGCTGCTGCTATTGTTGATGGTGCCCGAGTTCGGCTGGCTGCGCGATCCCAAGACTCATACCCTCATACCCAAGTCGCCGTTTATTTCCGGCATTATCCCCATTTTGTTCCTGTTCTTCTTCTCGGTGGGGATAGCGTTCGGCATCGGCAAGGGCGCTATCAAGAGCGAGCGCGATGTTTCCGATCTGCTGTCCAAGGGCCTGGCCGGCTCTCTGAGTTTTATCGTGACGGCTTTTGCCGCCGCCCAGTTCGTCGCCTGGTTCGGCAAGACGAATCTGGCGACGGTCATCGCGGTCAAAGGGGCGAACCTACTGCAGTCGATGCATTTCACCGGCGTCGCCCTGGTGATTTCCCTCATCCTCCTGTCCGCCATCGTCGATCTGTTCGTTATCAGCGGGTCGGCGAAATGGCTGGTGCTGGCGCCGATCTTCGTGCCGATGTTCGGCCTGCTGGGCTACGAGCCGGCGCTGACGCAGGCCGCGTACCGGATTGGGGAAAGCTCCGTCAACGCCGTGACGCCGCTGAACTATTATGTGCCGGTTATGCTGGGCATCATGGCGCGTTATCTGAAGGACGGCGAAAAGGCTGGCATGGGAACGCTGATGGCGACGCAGATCCCCTATGCGCTGGCGTTTTTGGTTGTCTGGACGGCGTGGCTGATCGTCTTTATGGCCTTCAATCTGCCGTTGGGACCGGGAGCGAAAATATTCCTGTAG
- the speD gene encoding adenosylmethionine decarboxylase produces MEIKALKKLRLYGFNNLTKTLSFNMYDICYAKSVQHRNEYIAYIDEEYNAERLTAILTEVADIVGANILNIARQDYEPQGASVTMLISEGKHKPGAADEDGLLDPAAWGEDIAAHLDKSHITVHTYPESHPDKGISTFRADIDVSTCGEISPLKALNYLINCFSSDIVIADYRVRGFTRDINGKKFFIDHKINSIQNYIAKETRDLYQMIDVNVYQENIFHTKMLLKEFDLDNYLFGTAKKELLPGEKKKIKQRLKKEMAEIFYGKNIPKV; encoded by the coding sequence TTGGAGATTAAGGCGCTTAAGAAGCTGCGGTTATACGGGTTCAACAATCTTACCAAGACACTCAGTTTTAACATGTACGATATTTGTTACGCCAAAAGCGTGCAGCACCGCAATGAGTATATCGCTTATATCGACGAGGAGTACAACGCCGAGAGGCTTACGGCCATCCTGACCGAGGTGGCCGACATAGTCGGGGCGAATATCCTCAACATCGCCCGCCAGGATTACGAGCCGCAAGGGGCGAGCGTGACGATGCTTATTTCCGAGGGCAAGCATAAGCCGGGCGCAGCCGATGAGGACGGCTTGCTTGATCCTGCGGCGTGGGGCGAGGATATAGCGGCTCACCTTGATAAGAGCCATATTACTGTCCACACTTACCCTGAAAGCCATCCCGATAAAGGCATCAGCACTTTCCGGGCGGATATCGATGTTTCGACCTGCGGCGAAATTTCGCCCCTTAAAGCGCTCAATTATTTGATCAACTGCTTCAGTTCCGATATCGTGATCGCCGATTACCGGGTAAGGGGCTTCACCAGGGACATCAACGGCAAGAAGTTCTTTATCGACCATAAAATCAACTCTATCCAGAACTATATCGCGAAAGAGACCCGCGACCTTTATCAGATGATCGACGTTAATGTCTACCAGGAGAACATCTTCCACACCAAAATGCTGCTGAAGGAGTTCGATCTGGATAATTATCTGTTCGGGACCGCCAAAAAAGAGCTGCTGCCCGGCGAAAAAAAGAAAATCAAGCAGCGCTTGAAGAAGGAAATGGCCGAGATATTTTACGGCAAGAATATCCCGAAGGTTTGA
- the rocF gene encoding arginase, translated as MKVEIVGVPMDLGANRRGTDMGPSALRYAGLSKALQKMEIDVIDTGNIEIPVPESLKIENPHLLFVDEIIHGCEQLAHIVSGIVGRGSLPLILGGDHSISLGTLAGVARRIPDVGVIWFDAHGDFNTFETSETGNIHGMSLAASCGWGDPRLVTIGGFTPKVKEEKTVIIGVRDLDPEEKERLKRSKVTVYSMNKIDEMGIAAVVKEAVAIAGRGGTGFHVSFDLDVVDPSIASGVGTPVTGGLNYREAHLALELVAETGLLRSLEMVEVNPIVDRGGNTTAVLAVELITSALGKRIYC; from the coding sequence ATGAAAGTAGAAATAGTGGGCGTGCCCATGGATTTGGGGGCAAACCGGCGGGGGACGGACATGGGCCCTAGCGCCCTCCGCTATGCGGGCCTCAGCAAGGCGCTGCAGAAAATGGAGATCGACGTCATCGACACCGGCAACATCGAAATCCCCGTTCCCGAAAGCCTCAAAATCGAAAACCCCCACCTGTTGTTCGTCGACGAAATCATTCACGGCTGCGAACAGCTGGCGCACATCGTTTCCGGCATTGTCGGCCGCGGCAGCCTGCCGCTGATCCTGGGGGGAGATCACAGCATTTCCCTGGGCACGCTCGCGGGCGTCGCCCGCAGAATCCCCGATGTCGGCGTCATATGGTTCGACGCCCACGGCGACTTCAACACCTTCGAAACGAGCGAAACCGGCAATATTCACGGCATGTCCCTGGCAGCCTCGTGCGGCTGGGGCGATCCGCGCCTGGTGACCATCGGCGGCTTCACCCCCAAAGTAAAAGAAGAAAAAACCGTAATCATCGGGGTGCGGGACCTCGACCCCGAAGAAAAAGAACGGCTGAAGCGGTCGAAAGTAACTGTCTACAGCATGAACAAAATCGACGAAATGGGAATCGCCGCCGTCGTCAAAGAAGCTGTGGCCATTGCCGGCCGCGGCGGCACCGGCTTTCACGTCAGCTTCGACCTCGATGTGGTCGATCCGTCGATCGCCTCCGGGGTCGGAACGCCGGTTACCGGCGGCCTCAACTATCGGGAAGCGCATCTCGCCCTGGAACTGGTGGCCGAAACCGGCCTCCTCAGATCGCTGGAAATGGTCGAAGTCAACCCCATCGTCGACCGGGGCGGCAACACGACCGCCGTCCTGGCGGTGGAACTAATCACCTCCGCCCTCGGCAAACGGATCTATTGCTAG
- a CDS encoding TrmB family transcriptional regulator, whose product MKSEVVSILQQLNFTEYEAKAYLALLEKAPLSGYAISLNSGVPRSKIYEVLSALVSRGDILVSQESTPQYLPLPPDELIARRKHRAENTYHVARKALRRFAVTAQHRETIWNIAGHEAIIARVRDEIGRAERRVLLEVWSDDALELRDALEEAARKGVKILIVAYGALDFPFATVYQHYMPEEITAEYGGRWIVSSIDDREIIAGIVSLGAESRAAWTGHPGLVMPITEVIIHDIYIMEIMSVFGRELEAKFGPNLTDLRRKFLLEPNGKKHYLPLD is encoded by the coding sequence ATGAAAAGTGAAGTCGTTTCGATTCTGCAGCAGCTCAATTTTACGGAATACGAGGCCAAAGCGTATCTGGCGCTGCTGGAAAAAGCCCCGCTGTCTGGTTATGCGATTTCGCTGAACTCCGGCGTGCCGCGCTCCAAAATCTACGAAGTGCTGAGCGCCCTGGTGTCGCGCGGCGACATCCTGGTCAGCCAGGAAAGCACGCCCCAGTATCTTCCCTTGCCCCCCGACGAGCTCATCGCCCGGAGGAAACACCGCGCGGAAAATACCTATCATGTCGCCCGGAAAGCTTTGCGGCGCTTTGCCGTAACCGCGCAGCACCGCGAAACCATCTGGAACATCGCGGGCCACGAGGCGATTATCGCCCGCGTACGGGACGAAATCGGCAGAGCCGAGCGGCGCGTACTGCTCGAAGTCTGGAGCGACGACGCGCTGGAGCTGCGCGACGCGCTGGAGGAAGCGGCCCGCAAGGGAGTAAAAATCCTGATAGTAGCTTACGGCGCGCTGGACTTCCCGTTTGCAACCGTCTATCAACACTACATGCCGGAAGAAATCACCGCCGAATACGGCGGCCGCTGGATCGTATCCAGCATCGACGACCGCGAAATCATCGCCGGCATCGTTTCCCTCGGCGCAGAAAGCCGCGCCGCCTGGACGGGGCATCCCGGGCTGGTCATGCCGATCACCGAAGTCATCATCCACGATATCTACATCATGGAAATCATGAGCGTATTCGGGCGGGAGCTTGAAGCCAAATTCGGCCCCAACCTGACTGACCTCCGCCGCAAATTCCTGTTGGAGCCAAACGGTAAAAAGCACTACCTTCCCCTTGACTGA
- a CDS encoding DUF2000 domain-containing protein, whose amino-acid sequence MTTALLPATPNRCVIVMDKELSGGSLANAIAVIALSVGQRHPALVGEPLVDACGFAHPGLIPTGIPMLCAPQDALASIRREALANECDVVDFPVEGQQTKNYGEFQEMVSQVPTENIKYTGLALIGQKKTISKIVKRLDLMS is encoded by the coding sequence ATGACGACGGCGCTTTTACCCGCAACACCGAACCGGTGCGTGATCGTGATGGATAAGGAGCTGTCCGGGGGAAGCCTGGCCAACGCGATCGCCGTGATAGCCCTCAGTGTCGGGCAGCGGCATCCCGCGCTCGTCGGCGAACCGTTGGTCGATGCCTGCGGGTTCGCCCATCCGGGGCTGATCCCCACAGGCATTCCGATGCTGTGCGCGCCGCAGGACGCTTTGGCGAGCATCCGGCGGGAGGCGCTGGCGAACGAGTGCGATGTGGTGGACTTTCCGGTGGAGGGTCAGCAGACGAAAAACTACGGGGAGTTTCAGGAGATGGTGAGCCAAGTCCCCACAGAGAACATCAAATATACCGGCCTGGCGCTGATCGGCCAAAAAAAGACGATCAGCAAGATCGTAAAAAGACTCGATTTGATGAGTTGA